A window of the Fuscovulum sp. genome harbors these coding sequences:
- a CDS encoding sugar transferase, which yields MSTRIHDGLTDFERPGTAKQVARTAPRRGGIYRNGFKRILDLVLVVLALPIVLPVVAMLALMIARDGHSPFYLQERVGRGGKVFKLWKLRTMVPDAKAHLEQYLAENAEARQEWDAYQKLTCDPRITVVGHLLRKSSLDELPQLWNVLKGDMSLVGPRPMMTEQRSLYSGSAYFSLRPGLTGLWQVSDRNESTFAQRAEFDAAYEQKVTFLTDVRVIFATVGVVLRGTGQ from the coding sequence ATGAGCACACGAATTCACGATGGTCTGACAGATTTCGAACGTCCCGGGACCGCCAAGCAAGTGGCCCGGACGGCCCCGCGCCGCGGTGGGATTTACAGGAACGGCTTCAAGCGGATCCTTGATCTTGTGCTTGTCGTGCTGGCCCTGCCCATCGTTCTGCCGGTGGTCGCAATGCTGGCGCTGATGATCGCACGGGACGGCCATTCGCCGTTCTACCTGCAGGAGCGGGTCGGGCGTGGCGGGAAGGTGTTCAAGCTGTGGAAGCTGCGCACGATGGTGCCCGATGCTAAGGCGCATCTGGAGCAGTACCTGGCCGAGAATGCCGAGGCCCGTCAGGAATGGGACGCCTATCAGAAGCTGACCTGCGATCCGCGGATCACGGTGGTCGGGCATCTGCTGCGCAAGTCGTCGCTGGATGAGTTGCCGCAACTGTGGAACGTGCTGAAAGGCGACATGAGCCTGGTTGGTCCGCGCCCGATGATGACCGAGCAGCGGTCGCTTTATTCCGGCAGCGCGTATTTCAGCCTGCGCCCCGGTCTGACCGGCCTGTGGCAAGTGTCTGACCGCAACGAATCCACCTTTGCCCAGCGCGCGGAATTTGACGCCGCCTATGAGCAGAAGGTGACGTTCCTGACGGATGTGCGGGTGATCTTTGCGACGGTTGGGGTTGTGCTGCGCGGCACGGGGCAGTGA